A portion of the Alloyangia pacifica genome contains these proteins:
- a CDS encoding NAD(P)-dependent oxidoreductase, whose translation MRVPLMLGRYGGPLRRDFLRVDDLVSARLAALDTPSATRRLFNISMNQPMDYGRVAALLTQTGGLERVDIAISFRSNWISNARAWAELVWHPLTDLEVLIERAWSFERSSDDPRHTWYPG comes from the coding sequence ATGCGGGTTCCTTTGATGCTTGGTCGGTACGGCGGGCCGCTGCGCAGGGATTTCTTGCGTGTCGACGATCTGGTCTCCGCAAGACTCGCCGCGCTCGACACCCCGTCCGCAACACGCAGGCTCTTCAATATCTCGATGAACCAGCCCATGGACTATGGCCGCGTCGCCGCATTGCTGACGCAGACCGGCGGACTGGAACGTGTCGACATCGCCATCTCATTTCGCAGCAACTGGATCAGCAACGCACGGGCATGGGCGGAACTGGTCTGGCACCCCCTTACTGATCTTGAGGTCCTGATCGAGCGAGCATGGAGCTTCGAGCGAAGCTCCGACGACCCTCGTCACACCTGGTACCCGGGCTGA
- a CDS encoding substrate-binding domain-containing protein — protein sequence MAQDSKTLAIVVKGLDNPFFEQINLGCQQWMKEHADSEYECLYTGPASSTDEAGEVQIVDDLLTSGVAAIAISPSNAPAMANRVRAIAPEVPVMTIDADFIAEDRDLRATYLGTDNYLMGVKMAEEAAKLKTEGGTVCLQLGNVAADNINARAQGFRDTAAGEKGVDRLTGQNGWTEIEGCPVFTNDQADLANQQMSDVFTANPDLDAFILIGGWAQFAPQAYAQVTDQVMDKLQSKELVIIAGDTLPPQTKAFRDGRSHAQVGQRPFEMGLRAPDVMIQLINGETVDDPLFTGLDVCNADDPGFCADN from the coding sequence ATGGCGCAGGACAGCAAGACACTGGCCATCGTGGTGAAGGGGCTCGACAACCCCTTCTTCGAGCAGATCAACCTCGGCTGCCAGCAGTGGATGAAGGAGCACGCGGACAGCGAGTACGAGTGCCTCTACACCGGTCCGGCCTCTTCGACCGACGAGGCCGGCGAGGTACAGATCGTCGATGACCTTCTGACCAGCGGGGTCGCGGCCATCGCCATCTCGCCCTCCAATGCACCTGCCATGGCCAACAGGGTCCGCGCGATCGCTCCGGAGGTGCCAGTGATGACCATCGACGCCGATTTCATTGCCGAAGACCGAGATCTGCGTGCAACCTACCTCGGAACCGACAACTACCTGATGGGCGTCAAGATGGCGGAAGAGGCGGCCAAGCTGAAGACCGAAGGCGGCACCGTCTGCTTGCAGCTCGGCAACGTCGCGGCGGACAACATCAACGCCCGGGCGCAGGGATTCCGTGACACCGCCGCGGGTGAGAAAGGCGTAGACCGGCTCACCGGCCAGAATGGCTGGACCGAAATCGAGGGATGCCCGGTCTTCACAAATGATCAGGCCGACCTCGCGAACCAGCAGATGTCGGACGTCTTCACCGCGAACCCGGATCTCGACGCCTTCATCCTCATCGGCGGATGGGCGCAATTCGCGCCGCAGGCATACGCGCAGGTGACAGACCAGGTGATGGACAAGCTGCAGAGCAAGGAGTTGGTCATCATCGCCGGCGACACCCTGCCGCCGCAGACCAAGGCCTTCCGCGATGGGCGCAGCCACGCCCAGGTCGGACAACGTCCCTTCGAAATGGGGCTACGGGCGCCGGACGTCATGATCCAGCTGATCAATGGCGAAACGGTGGACGATCCGCTCTTCACGGGCCTCGACGTCTGCAACGCGGACGATCCCGGCTTCTGCGCCGACAATTGA
- a CDS encoding AtuA-related protein, producing MKLHEIAHARTGDKGDTSNISVIAYRVEDWPLIDREVTPERVARHLGGVMASDVTRYALPQLCALNFVIRGALTGGVTRSLALDAHGKCLASVLLEMRL from the coding sequence ATGAAACTGCACGAGATTGCGCATGCCCGTACGGGCGACAAGGGCGACACTTCGAACATCTCGGTGATTGCCTACAGGGTCGAAGACTGGCCGCTGATCGATCGCGAGGTGACGCCCGAGCGGGTGGCGCGGCACCTCGGCGGCGTGATGGCGTCGGACGTGACACGCTACGCGTTGCCTCAACTGTGCGCATTGAACTTCGTGATCCGCGGTGCGCTCACCGGTGGCGTCACCCGCTCGCTCGCGCTCGATGCCCACGGCAAGTGCCTGGCTTCGGTTCTCCTGGAGATGCGGCTTTGA
- a CDS encoding acyclic terpene utilization AtuA family protein, with amino-acid sequence MSVVRIGTGAGFQGDRIAPAVDLAERGELDFLIFECLAERTIALAQQARLADPAAGYDPLLERRMRAVLPACARNGTRIVTNMGAANPRAAAERTRAVVRELGLPLTVAAVTGDDVLGLVGDSLLTETGAPARALEDRLISANAYIGVAGIVEALDAGADIVICGRASDPALFLAPLVHRFGWAMDDWARLGRGTLIGHLLECSAQITGGYFADPGVKEVPDLAEVGFPLAEVSEDGTAVITKLPGTGGLVTRATCTEQLLYEIHDPARYIQPDVVADFSQVELEEVGPDRVLVTGGSGHPASGQLKVSVGYRDGWRGEGQISYAGANCVARGRLAAEVVHRRLADLGGRILEERSELIGLDAVAPAAARGAADPSEVRLRIAARCADEEAAERIGEEVESLYLCGPAGGGGVSRSSREIIAVASTLIPAASVSVRVELTERIEA; translated from the coding sequence ATGAGCGTGGTGCGCATCGGTACCGGCGCGGGCTTCCAGGGAGACCGCATCGCCCCGGCCGTCGATCTGGCCGAGCGTGGAGAGCTGGATTTCCTGATCTTCGAATGCCTTGCGGAGCGCACCATTGCGCTCGCCCAGCAGGCGCGGCTTGCCGATCCCGCGGCCGGGTACGACCCGCTGCTCGAGCGCCGCATGCGCGCCGTGCTGCCCGCCTGTGCCCGCAATGGCACGCGGATCGTCACCAATATGGGTGCGGCCAACCCCCGCGCCGCTGCAGAGCGCACCCGCGCCGTGGTGCGCGAGCTTGGCCTGCCCTTGACCGTGGCAGCCGTCACCGGGGACGATGTGCTGGGCCTCGTCGGCGACAGCCTGCTGACCGAAACCGGCGCGCCGGCGCGGGCCCTCGAAGATCGGCTGATCTCAGCCAACGCCTATATCGGCGTCGCAGGCATCGTCGAGGCGCTCGACGCCGGAGCCGACATCGTGATCTGCGGGCGCGCCTCGGACCCGGCGCTCTTCCTCGCCCCGCTGGTACACCGCTTCGGATGGGCGATGGACGACTGGGCGCGGCTCGGACGTGGCACGCTGATCGGCCACCTGTTGGAATGCTCGGCGCAGATCACCGGCGGCTATTTTGCCGATCCCGGGGTGAAAGAGGTGCCCGATCTCGCGGAGGTGGGCTTCCCGCTGGCAGAGGTATCGGAGGATGGTACCGCGGTGATCACCAAGCTGCCGGGCACCGGCGGCCTGGTCACCCGTGCCACCTGCACCGAGCAGCTGCTCTACGAGATCCATGATCCGGCACGCTACATCCAGCCGGATGTGGTCGCGGATTTTTCGCAGGTTGAGCTCGAAGAAGTCGGCCCCGACCGAGTGCTGGTCACCGGTGGCTCGGGGCATCCTGCGAGCGGGCAGCTCAAGGTTTCGGTGGGCTACCGCGACGGTTGGCGCGGCGAGGGGCAGATCTCCTATGCGGGGGCCAATTGCGTGGCGCGCGGACGGCTGGCAGCCGAGGTGGTGCATCGGCGCCTGGCGGATTTGGGAGGGCGCATCCTCGAGGAGAGGTCAGAGCTCATTGGACTGGACGCGGTTGCGCCCGCGGCGGCGCGCGGCGCAGCGGATCCTTCCGAGGTCCGGCTCCGGATCGCTGCACGCTGCGCCGACGAGGAGGCCGCGGAACGGATCGGCGAGGAGGTCGAGAGCCTTTATCTCTGCGGCCCGGCCGGTGGCGGAGGTGTCAGCCGTTCCAGCCGCGAGATCATTGCCGTCGCCTCGACGCTCATTCCCGCCGCATCGGTCTCGGTGCGCGTCGAACTCACCGAGAGGATCGAGGCCTGA
- a CDS encoding TRAP transporter permease, whose protein sequence is MTLERVQKGLAILVGAFVFYTAATGPFEGLIQRAIFLALVASLGFALYPLGAGKSWRPLGLAIDLVLCAVTVGACGYVVWNYDEIMTSLPWATTLDMALTVGLVLSVLELGRRTVGLIFPVLVLIGIGYALFGNLLPGALSHRGFDAAFVTETIFLGDLGIWGMLTGVAATVIAAFVLFGALLLHSGGGQAFMDLAMRLGGRQPGGAAKIATIASGLFGMISGSAVANVATTGNFTIPMMIRLGYPRPFAAAVEAVASTGGQIAPPIMGAAAFVMAEILGVPYTTIIVGAILPAVLFYVSVFVTVHFVAQQRGLAVVPEDEMPDWKTITAPRRVLPILAALGGLGIGIWLGRSIATAAFYGVVGLLIAFVATQAGRLNPREMAGRVIDGLEDAGKGMVIIGVLLAGAQVLVSMINMTGIGVTLSSLIVTMAGDSVVLVAIIVGLVCLIMGMGLPTTAAYVLVAAVLAPAMTAVGVDPLAAHLFVFYFATISVITPPVCVAVFVGSGIANTNWLPAAGEAVRLGAVTYLVPFLLLLYPGMTMSGGIVGIIEAVAAGMALVLAVPALLSGAPLTGKRGLDILLLLVIIALAIWPMLATPFVALAIFFGARAVGRAQGRAVA, encoded by the coding sequence ATGACACTGGAGCGCGTCCAGAAGGGGCTGGCGATCCTCGTCGGGGCCTTCGTCTTCTACACCGCCGCCACCGGCCCATTCGAAGGGCTGATCCAGCGGGCGATCTTCCTCGCCCTCGTGGCCTCCCTCGGCTTCGCGCTCTACCCGCTGGGCGCCGGGAAATCCTGGCGCCCGCTCGGGCTCGCCATCGACCTCGTGCTCTGCGCGGTGACGGTGGGGGCCTGCGGCTACGTGGTCTGGAACTACGATGAAATCATGACCTCGCTGCCCTGGGCGACGACGCTCGACATGGCGCTGACCGTCGGTCTGGTGCTGTCGGTGCTCGAGCTCGGGCGGCGTACAGTCGGGCTGATCTTCCCCGTGTTGGTGCTGATCGGCATCGGCTACGCGCTGTTCGGCAACCTGCTGCCCGGCGCGCTGAGCCACCGCGGCTTCGACGCGGCCTTCGTGACCGAGACCATCTTTCTCGGCGATCTCGGCATCTGGGGGATGCTGACCGGCGTCGCTGCAACGGTGATCGCGGCCTTCGTGCTTTTCGGGGCGCTGCTGCTGCATTCGGGCGGCGGGCAGGCCTTCATGGACCTGGCGATGCGTCTCGGCGGTCGCCAACCGGGCGGCGCGGCGAAGATCGCCACCATCGCCTCGGGGCTCTTCGGAATGATCTCGGGCTCTGCCGTGGCCAATGTCGCCACCACCGGCAATTTCACAATCCCGATGATGATCCGCCTCGGCTACCCGCGCCCCTTCGCAGCGGCGGTCGAAGCCGTGGCCTCGACCGGTGGGCAGATCGCGCCGCCGATCATGGGTGCCGCCGCCTTCGTCATGGCCGAGATCCTCGGCGTGCCCTACACCACCATCATCGTCGGCGCGATCCTTCCGGCCGTGCTCTTTTACGTCTCGGTCTTCGTCACCGTGCATTTCGTCGCGCAGCAGCGCGGGCTTGCCGTTGTGCCCGAGGACGAGATGCCCGACTGGAAAACCATCACCGCGCCGCGCCGGGTGTTGCCGATCCTCGCCGCGCTTGGCGGTCTTGGCATCGGCATATGGCTCGGCCGGTCGATCGCCACCGCCGCCTTCTACGGGGTCGTCGGCCTGCTGATCGCCTTCGTCGCCACCCAGGCCGGACGGCTGAACCCGCGCGAAATGGCCGGGCGGGTGATCGACGGGCTCGAGGACGCGGGCAAGGGCATGGTGATCATCGGCGTTCTGCTCGCCGGGGCGCAGGTGCTGGTCTCGATGATCAACATGACCGGCATCGGCGTGACGCTGTCTTCGCTGATCGTCACCATGGCCGGCGACTCGGTCGTGCTGGTGGCGATCATCGTCGGGCTGGTCTGCCTGATCATGGGCATGGGCCTGCCGACCACCGCCGCCTATGTGCTGGTGGCCGCGGTGCTCGCCCCGGCGATGACCGCCGTGGGGGTCGATCCGCTCGCGGCGCATCTCTTCGTGTTCTACTTCGCCACGATCTCGGTGATCACCCCGCCCGTCTGCGTCGCGGTCTTCGTGGGCTCGGGGATCGCGAACACCAACTGGCTGCCCGCCGCGGGCGAGGCGGTGCGGCTTGGCGCGGTGACCTACCTCGTGCCCTTCCTGCTTCTGCTCTATCCCGGCATGACCATGTCGGGCGGCATCGTCGGAATCATCGAAGCTGTGGCTGCGGGCATGGCGCTGGTGCTGGCGGTTCCGGCGCTGCTGAGCGGCGCGCCCCTCACCGGAAAGCGCGGTCTCGACATTCTATTGCTGCTGGTCATCATCGCGCTGGCGATCTGGCCGATGCTGGCCACGCCATTCGTTGCCCTGGCGATCTTCTTCGGCGCCCGCGCGGTGGGCCGCGCACAGGGGAGGGCCGTAGCATGA
- a CDS encoding TAXI family TRAP transporter solute-binding subunit has product MKTTLYALMGATLLAGPALAQDKDLLIGSTSASSSHYGYFVAVGQLINEKAEGLKASVVETGATMDNIRRMARGQVDLGLVTTNTAQHAVSGTNDFEGNAQDLRLLWVYTNAPQNVILRKDAGVDSLEGLSGVRFNPGIKGSSTESTTEAVFATLGLDADYVRGSTTDIVGAIKDNRVAGYVKSGSGLKLDGSTMDIATSTDITVVGLSDAQADTLREKMPDISVIDIPEGAADGIPAYTTWSFGVGVAATASMDDETAYKIVSAIMADDSAQANAMASLKGADLAQMTLDYGTVPLHPGAARWFEEQGLEIPAKLQPGS; this is encoded by the coding sequence ATGAAAACAACGCTCTACGCCCTCATGGGCGCAACCCTGCTTGCCGGTCCGGCGCTGGCGCAGGACAAGGATCTGCTCATCGGATCGACCTCGGCCTCGTCGAGCCACTACGGGTATTTCGTCGCCGTCGGCCAGCTGATCAACGAGAAGGCCGAGGGGCTGAAGGCCTCTGTGGTCGAGACCGGCGCGACCATGGACAATATCCGCCGCATGGCGCGCGGGCAGGTCGACCTAGGCCTCGTGACCACCAACACCGCACAGCACGCGGTGTCGGGGACCAATGACTTCGAGGGCAATGCGCAGGACCTGCGACTTCTGTGGGTCTACACCAACGCACCGCAGAATGTGATCCTGCGCAAAGACGCGGGCGTCGACAGCCTGGAGGGCCTCTCGGGCGTGCGCTTCAACCCGGGCATCAAGGGGTCTAGCACCGAGTCGACAACCGAGGCGGTCTTTGCCACGCTCGGTCTCGATGCCGACTACGTGCGCGGCTCGACCACCGACATCGTCGGCGCGATCAAGGACAACCGGGTGGCGGGTTACGTGAAATCGGGGTCGGGCCTGAAGCTCGACGGCTCGACCATGGACATCGCCACCTCGACCGACATCACCGTGGTCGGCCTCTCGGACGCCCAGGCAGACACCCTGCGCGAGAAAATGCCCGACATCTCGGTGATCGACATCCCCGAAGGCGCCGCCGACGGCATCCCCGCCTATACCACCTGGAGCTTCGGCGTCGGCGTCGCGGCAACCGCGTCGATGGACGACGAGACCGCCTACAAGATCGTCTCGGCGATCATGGCCGATGACAGCGCGCAGGCCAATGCCATGGCCAGTCTGAAGGGCGCGGATCTTGCGCAGATGACGCTCGACTACGGCACCGTCCCGCTGCATCCGGGCGCGGCGCGCTGGTTCGAGGAGCAGGGGCTCGAGATTCCCGCCAAGCTGCAGCCGGGGAGCTGA
- a CDS encoding LysR family transcriptional regulator, with protein MERSNPSFADFNAVLVLLRCGSFRAAAEVLALSPSALSRQITGLEARLGARLFDRDTRNVAPTASGLAFGRVAERMINTAEDGMAEFEAHLSARNGRLTIAGLPSVTAGLLPGLLRSFSATHPDIDLRIVDALSGSVIEAVEAGIAEIGFTAGTLSARSRLTFQPLMDDRFVAISAPEGPLHIERDYTWEELVEMPFIAMAQGTSVRELIDGACLRIGHTLAPRFEVAHLATAGALVAEGLGITALPTLTLPVLRTDALVQREIIGFGARRRIGLVRRSGQSLSPAAQAFLAHVRESSLPRRELSRP; from the coding sequence ATGGAACGCAGCAATCCGTCTTTTGCCGATTTCAACGCGGTGCTCGTCCTGCTGCGCTGCGGCTCGTTTCGCGCGGCCGCCGAGGTGCTGGCGCTCTCGCCCTCGGCGCTGTCGCGGCAGATCACCGGGCTCGAGGCGCGGCTCGGCGCGCGGCTCTTCGACCGCGACACGCGCAACGTCGCGCCCACCGCCTCGGGACTGGCTTTCGGGCGCGTGGCCGAACGGATGATCAACACCGCCGAGGACGGCATGGCGGAATTCGAGGCGCATCTGTCGGCGCGAAATGGCCGACTGACCATCGCCGGACTGCCTTCGGTGACCGCGGGCCTGCTTCCGGGGTTGCTGCGCAGCTTCTCGGCCACCCATCCCGACATCGACCTGCGCATTGTCGACGCGCTTTCGGGCAGCGTGATCGAGGCGGTCGAGGCCGGGATCGCGGAGATCGGCTTCACCGCCGGTACGCTCTCGGCGCGCAGCCGGCTCACCTTTCAGCCGCTGATGGACGATCGTTTTGTGGCGATCAGCGCGCCGGAAGGACCCTTGCACATCGAACGGGACTACACTTGGGAAGAACTCGTAGAAATGCCCTTCATCGCGATGGCACAGGGCACCAGCGTGCGCGAGTTGATTGACGGCGCCTGCCTGCGCATCGGCCATACGCTGGCGCCGCGTTTCGAGGTGGCGCATCTCGCCACGGCGGGCGCACTCGTGGCCGAGGGATTGGGGATCACCGCGCTGCCGACGCTCACGCTGCCGGTGTTGCGTACCGATGCGCTCGTGCAGCGAGAGATCATCGGCTTCGGAGCCCGGCGCCGCATCGGCCTCGTTCGCCGGTCAGGCCAGTCGCTGTCGCCCGCGGCACAGGCCTTTCTGGCCCACGTCCGCGAGTCGAGCCTGCCAAGGCGGGAGCTCTCGCGCCCCTAG
- a CDS encoding dihydroxyacetone kinase subunit DhaK — protein sequence MTQFINLKEDIVAEAVDGVVAASGGRLARLDGYPHIRVVLRASWDKSKVALVSGGGSGHEPAHAGFVGEGMLTAAICGDVFASPSVDAVLAGILAVTGPAGCLLIVKNYTGDRLNFGLAAERARAFGLNVAMVVVDDDIALPHLPQARGVAGTLLVHKIAGALAENGADLASVRAAAERVIAGTRTIGMSLDTCTVPGAPKEARIQPGKAELGLGIHGEAGAQQVDYVHACGAMEMVAGRLADHMQPGKPHVALLNNLGGASVLEMQILAYELGKSAIGDRLYHIIGPAAMMTSLEMRGFSVSVYPAGTEDLMALKSPVPLPAWPGLSALGPVEVIDLPDGLRPIRPLPSDHPETRRFLQRCCEVFIGAEADLNALDARAGDGDTGSTLAGAARALLGAMDRLPLADHTQLYRAIGLELSQTMGGSSGVLLAIFFAAAGDAASSGQSLREALNAGLDRMQEIGGARPGDRTMIDALKPALDHLAGGLDEAARAAREGANRTAEMDTAKAGRAAYINADQLKGQVDPGAEAVARLFESLSA from the coding sequence ATGACCCAGTTCATCAACTTGAAGGAAGACATCGTCGCCGAGGCGGTGGATGGCGTGGTCGCGGCCTCGGGAGGACGCTTGGCACGGCTGGACGGCTACCCGCACATCCGCGTGGTGCTGCGCGCGAGCTGGGACAAGTCCAAGGTCGCGCTGGTCTCGGGCGGTGGCTCGGGGCACGAACCTGCGCATGCTGGCTTCGTCGGCGAAGGGATGCTGACCGCCGCGATCTGCGGCGACGTCTTCGCCTCGCCCTCGGTCGACGCGGTGCTGGCCGGGATCCTCGCGGTCACCGGCCCGGCGGGCTGCCTGCTGATCGTCAAGAACTACACCGGTGATCGGCTGAACTTCGGTCTCGCCGCCGAGCGGGCGCGGGCCTTTGGCCTCAACGTCGCGATGGTGGTGGTGGATGATGACATCGCGCTTCCGCATCTGCCGCAGGCGCGGGGGGTGGCTGGCACCCTTCTCGTGCACAAGATCGCCGGGGCTCTGGCCGAAAACGGCGCCGATCTTGCCAGCGTGCGCGCGGCGGCGGAACGGGTCATCGCGGGCACGCGCACCATCGGCATGTCGCTCGATACCTGTACAGTGCCGGGCGCGCCAAAGGAGGCGCGCATCCAGCCCGGCAAGGCCGAACTCGGCCTCGGCATCCATGGCGAGGCCGGGGCGCAGCAGGTCGATTATGTCCACGCGTGCGGGGCGATGGAGATGGTTGCCGGGCGTCTGGCCGACCACATGCAGCCGGGCAAGCCGCATGTGGCTCTGCTCAACAACCTCGGCGGGGCCTCGGTGCTCGAGATGCAGATTCTCGCCTACGAGCTGGGCAAGTCTGCCATCGGCGACAGGCTGTATCACATCATCGGTCCGGCCGCGATGATGACCTCGCTCGAAATGCGTGGTTTTTCGGTCTCGGTCTACCCGGCGGGCACCGAGGATCTGATGGCGCTGAAATCTCCGGTGCCGCTGCCGGCCTGGCCGGGTCTTTCGGCGCTCGGCCCGGTCGAGGTGATCGATCTGCCCGACGGGCTGCGCCCGATCCGACCGCTGCCGTCCGACCACCCCGAGACCCGACGCTTCCTGCAACGCTGCTGCGAGGTGTTCATTGGCGCCGAGGCCGATCTCAACGCGCTCGACGCGAGGGCGGGCGACGGCGACACAGGCTCCACGCTGGCCGGGGCGGCGCGGGCGCTGCTAGGTGCAATGGATCGCCTGCCGCTGGCGGACCACACGCAACTCTACCGGGCCATCGGGCTGGAGCTGAGCCAGACGATGGGAGGCTCGTCGGGCGTGTTGCTGGCGATCTTCTTCGCCGCCGCCGGGGACGCCGCCTCGAGCGGGCAATCGCTTCGCGAGGCGTTGAACGCGGGGCTCGACCGAATGCAGGAAATCGGCGGTGCGCGTCCCGGCGACCGCACGATGATCGATGCGCTGAAACCAGCGCTGGACCATCTGGCGGGCGGGCTTGACGAGGCTGCGCGCGCCGCTCGGGAGGGGGCAAACCGAACCGCCGAGATGGACACCGCCAAGGCCGGCCGTGCGGCCTACATCAACGCCGACCAGCTAAAGGGACAGGTCGATCCTGGAGCCGAAGCCGTGGCGCGCCTGTTCGAGAGCCTGTCGGCGTAG
- a CDS encoding ABC transporter ATP-binding protein, whose translation MAEVTLRNLTKRFGDTLALDDVTMTVPNGAFVVLLGPTGAGKTTTLRLVSGLDRPDAGSIAIGGVDVTRMTPAQRNVAMVFQQYSLYPHMTVRENLAFPLKSPLLRYDDAQVVRKVSEVAQMLQITHKLDNKATALSGGEMQRVSIGRALVRRPEVYLMDEPLSSLDAKLRADLRVELKNIQAHSGVPFLYVTHDQIEAMTMASHVGVLDHGRLVQFGTPREIYEDPVSIYAASRLGLPRINILPADLFAGAPSDARYIGLRPEQIRQGDGAESRVVRVEHLGDQTRLHLTVRNHDLITVTDAHTGLRAGDIVQITPDAPFYFDASGARVH comes from the coding sequence ATGGCTGAGGTCACGCTCCGGAACCTGACCAAGCGTTTCGGCGATACCTTGGCGCTCGACGATGTGACGATGACCGTTCCGAACGGCGCCTTCGTGGTTCTGCTCGGGCCAACCGGCGCGGGCAAGACCACGACGCTGCGGCTCGTCTCGGGGCTGGACCGGCCCGACGCAGGCAGCATCGCCATCGGCGGCGTCGACGTCACCCGCATGACCCCGGCGCAGCGCAACGTGGCGATGGTCTTCCAGCAGTATTCGCTCTACCCGCATATGACGGTGCGCGAGAACCTCGCCTTCCCGCTGAAGTCCCCGCTTCTGCGCTACGATGACGCGCAGGTTGTCCGCAAGGTGAGCGAGGTGGCGCAAATGCTGCAGATCACCCACAAGCTGGACAACAAGGCCACCGCGCTTTCGGGCGGCGAGATGCAACGGGTCTCGATTGGCCGCGCGTTGGTGCGCCGTCCCGAGGTTTACTTGATGGACGAGCCGCTCAGCTCGCTCGACGCCAAGCTGCGCGCCGATCTCAGGGTCGAATTGAAGAACATACAAGCGCACTCCGGGGTGCCCTTCCTCTATGTGACCCACGACCAGATCGAGGCGATGACCATGGCCAGCCACGTCGGCGTTCTGGACCACGGCAGGCTCGTTCAGTTCGGCACCCCGCGCGAGATCTACGAGGATCCGGTCAGCATCTATGCCGCAAGCCGCCTTGGCCTGCCGCGCATCAACATCCTGCCCGCTGACCTTTTTGCCGGCGCCCCTTCGGACGCGCGCTACATCGGCCTGCGGCCCGAGCAGATCCGGCAGGGGGATGGTGCCGAGAGCCGGGTCGTCCGGGTCGAGCATCTTGGCGACCAGACCCGGCTGCATCTGACTGTTCGCAACCACGACCTGATCACCGTGACCGACGCCCATACCGGCCTGCGCGCGGGAGACATCGTGCAGATCACCCCCGACGCCCCGTTTTATTTCGACGCCTCCGGCGCGCGCGTCCATTGA
- a CDS encoding ABC transporter ATP-binding protein, translating into MAQIRIDSLRKDFGAFTAVHSSSFTIEDGEFFMLLGPSGCGKTTTLRMMAGLEMPSAGQIYIDGEEVGRRPASQRDIAFVFQMFALYPHMNVRKNISYPLISQGMSRRAARAKVEEVSRILGITDILEKPVGGLSGGDRQRVALGRAIVRAPKAFFMDEPLGALDAEFREHMAEELRALHDRMGATTVYVTHDQLEAMQMGDKIVVMNQGVVEQFGVPQEIYDWPATLFVAKFIGSPPMNFLSFEGSAAPGDASVALGSFAQAIPQLREGHAGKLVLGARPEHVRLDDTSDYRAVVRAVEYLGTTQIITLEAAQGEVKARISSRDPVRVDQTTGLSFNDRTLTLFDAGTGRALRSAANEKVLRHG; encoded by the coding sequence ATGGCCCAGATACGCATCGACAGCCTGCGCAAGGACTTCGGAGCCTTCACCGCCGTGCACTCCTCGAGCTTCACCATCGAGGACGGCGAGTTCTTCATGTTGCTCGGCCCCTCGGGTTGCGGCAAGACCACCACGCTGCGGATGATGGCGGGGCTCGAGATGCCGAGCGCCGGGCAGATCTACATCGACGGCGAGGAGGTGGGCCGGAGGCCCGCCAGCCAGCGCGACATCGCCTTCGTTTTCCAGATGTTCGCGCTCTACCCGCATATGAACGTGCGCAAGAATATCTCCTACCCGCTGATCAGCCAGGGCATGTCGCGCAGGGCGGCGCGGGCCAAGGTCGAGGAGGTATCGCGCATCCTCGGGATCACCGACATTCTCGAAAAGCCGGTGGGCGGGCTCTCGGGCGGTGACCGGCAGCGCGTGGCCTTGGGGCGGGCGATCGTGCGCGCGCCCAAGGCGTTCTTCATGGATGAGCCGCTGGGGGCGCTCGATGCGGAGTTCCGCGAACACATGGCCGAGGAGCTGCGCGCCCTGCACGATCGCATGGGGGCGACGACGGTCTATGTCACCCATGACCAGCTCGAGGCGATGCAGATGGGCGACAAGATCGTGGTGATGAACCAAGGCGTTGTCGAACAATTCGGCGTGCCGCAGGAGATCTACGATTGGCCTGCGACCCTCTTCGTGGCGAAGTTCATTGGCTCGCCCCCGATGAATTTCCTGAGCTTCGAGGGCAGCGCTGCGCCGGGCGATGCCTCGGTCGCGCTCGGCTCCTTCGCGCAAGCCATACCGCAGCTTCGCGAGGGCCATGCCGGGAAGCTGGTGCTGGGCGCGCGCCCCGAGCACGTGCGGCTGGACGACACATCGGACTACCGCGCCGTGGTGCGGGCGGTCGAATACCTCGGCACCACGCAGATCATCACGCTCGAGGCTGCACAAGGCGAAGTGAAGGCCCGTATCTCCAGCCGCGATCCGGTGCGGGTGGACCAGACCACGGGGCTCAGCTTCAACGACCGTACGCTGACACTGTTCGACGCCGGAACCGGCCGTGCGCTTCGCTCGGCCGCCAACGAGAAGGTGCTGCGCCATGGCTGA